The Nitrospira sp. genome contains a region encoding:
- a CDS encoding class I SAM-dependent methyltransferase yields the protein MNRQQHWNHVYQTKGAQDVSWYQRRPELSLALITASGLRKDAGVIDVGGGASILIDCLLDAGYTQLAVLDVSGDVLTQTRARLGARAADVEWFETDVTTFEPPHRFGLWHDRAVFHFLIAPKDRRGYVAALRRTLQPGGTVIVATFAVDGPPQCSDLAVMRYDEQTLIMELGSEFTLQEVRRETHLTPWESEQRFMYFRFRWSPAR from the coding sequence ATGAACCGTCAACAACACTGGAACCACGTTTATCAGACTAAGGGGGCGCAGGATGTGAGCTGGTATCAGCGCCGCCCTGAGCTTTCACTGGCGCTCATCACCGCGTCAGGGTTGCGCAAGGATGCCGGAGTTATCGACGTTGGCGGTGGGGCATCCATACTCATTGACTGCCTGCTTGATGCCGGGTACACCCAGCTCGCTGTGCTCGATGTGTCCGGAGACGTGCTGACTCAGACCCGCGCTCGCCTCGGGGCCCGAGCCGCTGATGTGGAGTGGTTTGAAACTGACGTGACCACGTTCGAGCCTCCGCATCGCTTTGGCCTCTGGCACGACCGGGCAGTATTCCATTTTCTGATAGCTCCGAAAGACCGGCGCGGATACGTTGCGGCATTGCGACGCACCTTGCAGCCGGGCGGCACGGTTATTGTTGCCACCTTTGCGGTGGATGGGCCACCACAATGCAGTGACCTCGCTGTCATGCGCTACGATGAGCAAACCCTCATCATGGAGTTGGGGTCAGAGTTCACTCTGCAGGAGGTTCGGCGAGAGACACATCTTACTCCGTGGGAATCCGAACAGCGGTTCATGTATTTCCGTTTCCGGTGGTCGCCTGCTCGATGA